One region of Candidatus Omnitrophota bacterium genomic DNA includes:
- the mreD gene encoding rod shape-determining protein MreD — translation MKKLFGIAFFSFVLFLAEVAIFQIFGSWFKPNLLILLVVYSNLKFGIRYGIFASLIGGILSDSFGSGIFGVHIISFMFCSYILALVRKYFLQFDALSFKFIISGFFSSLNVILIYFISSIFLKINFSDVFIFIFLPEVAATVAVSPFCFDYLRKCDLKLLN, via the coding sequence ATGAAAAAACTTTTTGGAATTGCTTTTTTTTCATTTGTGCTATTTTTAGCCGAAGTAGCAATTTTTCAGATATTTGGGTCTTGGTTTAAGCCTAATCTTCTTATTTTGCTTGTAGTTTATTCTAATTTAAAGTTTGGCATTCGTTATGGGATTTTTGCTTCTTTAATCGGGGGTATTCTTTCTGATAGTTTTGGTTCTGGAATTTTCGGTGTTCATATTATATCTTTTATGTTTTGTTCGTATATTCTAGCTTTGGTTAGGAAGTATTTCTTACAGTTTGATGCTCTTTCTTTTAAGTTTATTATTTCTGGATTTTTTAGTTCTCTTAATGTTATTTTAATTTATTTTATTAGTTCAATATTCTTAAAGATTAATTTTAGCGATGTTTTTATTTTCATTTTTCTTCCCGAAGTTGCGGCAACCGTTGCGGTTTCGCCGTTTTGTTTTGATTATCTTAGAAAATGCGACTTAAAGTTATTAAATTAA
- the proC gene encoding pyrroline-5-carboxylate reductase encodes MKKIGIIGCGNMGEAILAGARSKFSIIVSETSRTRQKYLKKVYRLTTKSIADLLKVCDVVVLAVKPQGIDDALQELKGAALSKKLFISIAAGITTNYLEKKIGAKARVVRAMPNLPAKIQKGATAVCRGKYSSSQDIRVAVSIFDTIGKTIVVKENLMDSVTAVSGSGPGYIYLFIEEMIKAAKALGFNEKIASDLVLQSFDGSIELLKKSKDNAQILRKRVTSKGGTTQAAIDVFSKNKIDVIFKQALRAAQKRSKALSRR; translated from the coding sequence ATGAAAAAAATTGGTATTATTGGTTGTGGCAATATGGGCGAGGCTATTTTGGCAGGAGCTCGATCTAAGTTTTCGATTATTGTTAGCGAGACATCCCGAACGCGCCAAAAGTATTTAAAGAAAGTTTATCGTCTGACAACTAAGAGCATTGCAGATCTTTTAAAAGTTTGCGATGTCGTTGTGTTAGCGGTTAAGCCTCAGGGTATTGACGATGCGCTACAGGAATTAAAAGGAGCGGCTCTTAGCAAGAAACTTTTTATTTCAATTGCTGCAGGCATTACGACAAATTATTTAGAAAAGAAAATAGGTGCAAAGGCCCGTGTTGTTCGTGCTATGCCAAATTTGCCCGCAAAAATACAAAAAGGGGCGACAGCTGTTTGTAGAGGGAAATATAGTAGCTCGCAAGACATTAGAGTTGCGGTGTCTATTTTTGATACAATCGGAAAAACGATTGTTGTAAAAGAAAATCTTATGGATTCTGTCACAGCTGTTTCGGGAAGTGGACCGGGATATATCTATCTTTTTATTGAAGAAATGATTAAAGCAGCAAAGGCGCTAGGGTTTAATGAGAAAATAGCGAGCGACTTAGTTCTTCAGTCGTTTGATGGAAGTATCGAGCTGTTGAAGAAGAGTAAGGATAATGCACAGATATTACGAAAAAGGGTAACTTCAAAAGGCGGGACAACGCAGGCTGCGATTGATGTTTTCTCAAAGAACAAAATAGATGTTATTTTTAAGCAAGCTTTAAGAGCAGCTCAAAAGCGGTCTAAAGCATTATCGAGGAGATAG
- the mtnP gene encoding S-methyl-5'-thioadenosine phosphorylase: protein MRKIGIIGGSGLYDIEGIENVKEVRVQTPFGEPSDAYVCGELQGVEVVFLPRHDKGHKISPSEINYRANIYGMKKLGVSAIFSVSACGSLKEELKPMDFVIPSQFIDRTTKRQSTFFSSGIVAHVGFADPTCSKLSDILEKSARTVGVSVHRGGTYLNMEGPQFSTRAESNLYRSWGLDIIGMTNATEAKLAREAEVAYATLAAVTDYDCWHESHESVTVDMIIKYLTKNVDNAKKILKKAIVEAAKVECFEAENALQFAIVTDRTKISKKIKKDLDIIIGKYIK from the coding sequence ATGCGAAAAATCGGAATTATTGGTGGAAGCGGGCTTTATGATATTGAAGGTATTGAAAATGTTAAAGAGGTAAGAGTGCAGACGCCTTTTGGTGAACCTTCGGATGCTTATGTTTGTGGAGAGCTTCAAGGAGTTGAAGTTGTATTCTTGCCGCGTCATGATAAGGGACATAAAATTTCTCCAAGTGAAATTAATTATCGGGCTAATATTTATGGTATGAAAAAACTAGGTGTTAGTGCGATTTTTTCTGTTTCAGCTTGCGGTAGCTTAAAAGAAGAATTAAAACCAATGGATTTTGTTATTCCAAGCCAATTTATTGATCGAACCACTAAGCGGCAATCGACTTTTTTCTCAAGTGGAATTGTTGCTCATGTTGGGTTTGCAGATCCGACCTGTTCAAAGCTTTCGGATATCTTAGAAAAAAGTGCTCGAACTGTTGGGGTTAGCGTTCATCGTGGCGGAACTTATTTGAACATGGAAGGTCCGCAATTCTCAACAAGAGCTGAGTCTAATCTTTATAGATCTTGGGGTTTGGATATTATTGGGATGACGAATGCAACTGAAGCAAAGCTTGCACGTGAGGCTGAGGTAGCTTATGCTACGTTGGCGGCTGTGACAGATTATGACTGTTGGCATGAATCCCACGAAAGTGTTACGGTTGATATGATTATTAAATATTTAACAAAGAATGTTGATAATGCAAAAAAGATTTTAAAAAAAGCTATTGTTGAGGCGGCTAAGGTGGAATGTTTTGAGGCTGAGAACGCGCTTCAATTTGCTATAGTGACAGATAGGACAAAGATTTCTAAGAAGATAAAAAAAGATTTAGATATTATTATTGGGAAATATATTAAATAA
- the aroA gene encoding 3-phosphoshikimate 1-carboxyvinyltransferase, with amino-acid sequence MILSVGPIKNLKGSIFLPSSKSYSIRAVIISACGGTSRIKNLSSCDDVKSAICVAKYLGSSVISFSKTDYFVKANFSKEKKSFIVNVNESGTVLRFVLPLLALKNNKSQVFGEGTLCSRPNHFLTKVLREMGRDVKGKGIKETVPISIEGGCLKGGQVSIDGSLSSQFISALLIAAPFLKNDLQLFIKGKTFVSQTYIEMTINVLEKAGVLVRRVSRNCFLVKANQEFKGLKNFVVPSDYGLAAFLLAAGALVSSDISLKGFLDSSLIQADGKIMDFLKIMGVKISRTKSSLQLKGPFILNGGSFSLKDCPDLLPIMSILALFAQKKTRLYGIEHARIKESDRIGDLKKELMKIGAKITEKKGEIIIYPQKEYRKNVLLDPHHDHRLAMSFCVLGLKVGARVKDIECINKSYPGFLSDFRKLGAKIDKI; translated from the coding sequence ATGATTCTTTCGGTCGGTCCTATCAAAAATTTAAAGGGAAGTATTTTTCTTCCTTCTTCAAAATCTTATTCGATTCGTGCTGTTATTATTAGTGCTTGTGGCGGCACATCTAGAATTAAAAATCTTTCTTCTTGCGATGATGTCAAGTCTGCTATTTGTGTCGCAAAATATTTAGGGTCGAGTGTTATTTCTTTTTCGAAAACAGATTATTTTGTTAAAGCAAATTTTTCAAAAGAAAAGAAATCTTTTATTGTTAATGTTAATGAATCCGGAACAGTGCTGCGTTTTGTTTTGCCTCTTTTGGCATTAAAAAATAATAAAAGTCAAGTTTTTGGGGAAGGAACACTTTGCTCTCGACCAAATCATTTTTTAACAAAAGTATTGCGAGAAATGGGGCGAGACGTAAAAGGAAAAGGAATCAAAGAAACAGTTCCGATTAGCATTGAAGGTGGTTGTTTAAAAGGGGGACAAGTTAGCATTGATGGGTCCTTGAGTTCCCAGTTTATATCTGCGCTTTTAATTGCTGCGCCGTTCTTGAAAAATGATTTGCAGCTTTTTATTAAAGGAAAAACATTTGTTTCTCAGACGTATATTGAGATGACAATTAATGTTCTTGAGAAAGCTGGTGTTTTGGTTCGGCGCGTATCGAGGAATTGTTTTCTGGTTAAGGCTAATCAGGAATTTAAAGGATTGAAGAATTTTGTAGTTCCGTCAGATTACGGCTTGGCTGCTTTTTTGTTAGCGGCCGGGGCTTTGGTTTCATCTGATATAAGTTTAAAAGGATTTTTGGATTCGAGTTTGATTCAGGCCGATGGCAAAATAATGGATTTTTTAAAAATAATGGGCGTTAAAATAAGCAGGACGAAGAGTTCTTTGCAGCTTAAAGGCCCTTTTATTTTAAATGGCGGTTCTTTTTCTTTGAAGGATTGTCCGGATCTTCTTCCAATTATGAGTATTTTAGCTCTTTTTGCTCAAAAAAAGACACGTCTTTATGGTATTGAGCATGCGCGGATTAAAGAATCGGATCGGATTGGCGATTTAAAGAAAGAATTAATGAAGATTGGGGCTAAGATTACTGAGAAAAAAGGTGAGATAATTATTTATCCTCAAAAAGAATACAGGAAAAATGTTTTACTTGACCCTCATCATGATCATCGGTTGGCAATGTCATTTTGTGTTTTAGGGTTAAAAGTTGGTGCGAGAGTTAAAGATATAGAATGTATTAATAAATCGTATCCAGGCTTTCTTTCTGATTTTAGAAAATTAGGGGCAAAGATTGATAAAATATAA
- the lspA gene encoding signal peptidase II encodes MTRSQLTIFISFFTITAIVFLDRISKIFFSQLLSLGESIPAIRNVFHLTLVHNTGIAFGLFKNQGIVFVVISAIAILLFSAYLYLHREDEHFGPLYIFAFSLIIGGALGNLIDRVCFGYVIDFIDFQVWPVFNLADSAITIGTIIILMTCIPFFSK; translated from the coding sequence ATGACAAGATCTCAGCTGACTATTTTCATTTCATTTTTTACTATCACGGCAATTGTTTTTCTTGATAGGATTTCAAAAATATTTTTTTCTCAATTACTTTCTCTCGGTGAATCTATTCCTGCGATCCGAAATGTTTTTCATTTGACGTTGGTTCATAATACAGGTATTGCTTTTGGTCTTTTTAAGAATCAAGGCATTGTTTTTGTTGTTATCTCTGCAATTGCGATTCTTTTGTTTAGCGCTTATCTTTATTTGCATAGAGAAGATGAGCATTTTGGACCACTTTATATTTTTGCTTTTTCTTTGATTATCGGTGGTGCTTTAGGAAATCTAATTGATCGAGTGTGCTTTGGATATGTGATTGATTTTATTGATTTTCAAGTGTGGCCTGTCTTTAATTTAGCTGATAGTGCGATTACCATTGGAACAATTATTATTTTAATGACATGTATCCCATTCTTTTCAAAATAG
- the mreC gene encoding rod shape-determining protein MreC produces the protein MFRSSQRKFIYFLILALPFFILFFNQNIFSGLRTAVISASSWPIKIVTFPLKEVKKILFYRKTFNENRILTDEVKTLRRRLIEQEEVLKENSRFKNLLDFQSASVFSSVAASVVGRDPSNWSAVIVIDRGEVDGLEQGMPVVSSLGVIGKILEVGSRVSKVMLLTDPSFSVAAIIQRNREQGLVSGTLQGICRMQYLSPESKINIGDNVITSKLSSFFPEGLLVGKVIAVQDSPGSPTIECFVEPAVSLSQIEEVIVLKIPRE, from the coding sequence GTGTTTCGAAGCTCACAACGAAAATTTATATATTTCTTAATTCTTGCCCTTCCATTCTTTATTTTATTCTTTAATCAAAATATTTTTTCTGGATTGCGAACAGCTGTCATTTCTGCTTCCTCTTGGCCAATCAAGATTGTTACCTTTCCCTTAAAAGAAGTTAAAAAGATTTTATTTTATCGAAAAACTTTTAATGAAAATAGAATTTTAACCGACGAGGTCAAAACCCTTAGAAGGCGCTTGATTGAACAAGAGGAAGTTTTGAAAGAAAATAGCCGTTTTAAAAATCTTTTGGATTTTCAGTCAGCATCTGTTTTTTCTTCTGTTGCAGCGAGCGTTGTAGGACGAGATCCATCGAATTGGAGCGCAGTTATTGTCATTGATCGCGGAGAAGTTGATGGATTAGAGCAGGGAATGCCGGTGGTCAGCTCTTTAGGTGTCATTGGCAAAATTTTAGAAGTTGGATCTAGAGTAAGCAAAGTGATGCTTTTGACAGATCCAAGTTTTAGCGTCGCCGCTATTATTCAGCGCAATCGAGAGCAGGGCTTGGTTTCTGGAACATTGCAGGGGATTTGTCGAATGCAATATTTGTCACCAGAGTCAAAAATTAATATCGGTGATAATGTTATTACATCAAAGTTGAGTTCTTTTTTTCCGGAAGGGCTTTTGGTTGGAAAAGTTATTGCTGTTCAGGATAGTCCTGGTAGTCCGACAATCGAATGCTTTGTCGAGCCAGCTGTTTCGCTATCACAAATAGAAGAAGTGATTGTGCTTAAAATACCACGGGAATAA
- a CDS encoding TraR/DksA family transcriptional regulator has translation MKKKDLDKNKIAQYQKSLFNLKEKITSDIRQISKNSSSSDRGESGDISGHVMHLADVATDMYDREFSLGLASNDRELLSKIDKALKRIEDGVFGICEECDGPIREIRLKALPYVENCLKCQEKLESQ, from the coding sequence ATGAAAAAAAAGGATTTGGATAAGAATAAGATTGCTCAATATCAAAAAAGTTTATTTAATCTTAAAGAAAAGATTACTAGTGATATTCGGCAAATTTCTAAGAATTCTTCTTCGTCAGATCGAGGAGAGTCTGGAGATATTTCAGGTCACGTGATGCACCTGGCAGATGTTGCAACAGATATGTATGATCGAGAATTTTCTTTAGGATTGGCTTCCAATGATCGAGAACTTCTTTCAAAAATAGATAAAGCCTTAAAGCGTATTGAAGATGGAGTCTTTGGCATTTGTGAAGAATGTGATGGTCCTATTCGAGAAATTCGCTTAAAAGCGCTTCCGTATGTTGAGAATTGCTTAAAATGTCAAGAAAAGCTAGAGTCTCAATAA
- a CDS encoding RluA family pseudouridine synthase — MDTHTLIVGEDHVNERVDIFLASNLPQCPSRSFAKHLIDQNLVSVNQKIVKPHYKIQIGDAIEVKSELPGELRATPQDIALDIFYEDEDIVVVNKPVGMVVHPAPGCRSGTLVNALLYRYQELSTAGDALRPGIVHRLDKETSGLIVVARNNKSHVRLAGQFEKRIVKKQYVALVENLIEFDEGKIDVPLGQHPQHREKRAILAANAKSAETVYRVLKRFKKSTLVALMPKTGRTHQLRVHMAYLGHPILGDDKYGKKANFPRLALHARSIVFKHPTKFKWIGFSSIIPKEFLKEDF, encoded by the coding sequence ATGGATACGCATACCTTAATCGTCGGTGAAGATCATGTTAATGAACGCGTAGATATTTTCTTAGCATCGAATCTTCCGCAATGCCCATCTCGAAGTTTTGCAAAGCATTTAATTGATCAAAACTTGGTTTCTGTTAATCAAAAAATTGTCAAACCTCATTACAAGATTCAGATTGGGGATGCCATAGAAGTTAAATCTGAGCTTCCTGGAGAATTGCGCGCAACACCACAAGATATTGCATTAGATATTTTTTATGAAGATGAAGATATTGTTGTTGTCAATAAACCAGTTGGCATGGTGGTGCATCCTGCGCCAGGATGTCGTAGCGGTACTTTGGTGAACGCTCTTTTATATCGATATCAAGAGCTGTCGACTGCTGGCGATGCTCTTCGTCCTGGTATTGTGCATCGCCTAGACAAGGAGACATCAGGGTTGATTGTTGTTGCAAGAAACAACAAATCACATGTTCGCTTGGCAGGGCAATTTGAAAAACGTATTGTGAAAAAACAATATGTTGCTTTAGTTGAGAATTTAATTGAATTTGACGAGGGAAAGATTGATGTTCCTTTAGGTCAGCATCCGCAACATAGAGAAAAGAGGGCTATCCTTGCTGCGAACGCAAAGTCTGCTGAAACAGTTTATAGGGTTTTAAAGCGATTTAAGAAATCTACGCTTGTTGCTCTTATGCCCAAAACAGGACGGACGCATCAGTTGCGTGTTCACATGGCTTACTTGGGCCATCCTATTTTAGGGGATGATAAATATGGGAAGAAAGCGAATTTCCCAAGATTAGCGCTACATGCAAGATCTATTGTTTTTAAACATCCAACGAAATTCAAATGGATTGGGTTTTCTTCCATTATTCCAAAAGAGTTTTTAAAGGAAGATTTTTGA
- the lgt gene encoding prolipoprotein diacylglyceryl transferase has product MYPILFKIGSLTIYSYGAMLALAIVVCSFLLQKEAKQKGINPDFIFDLVFWVAIFGILGSRIFFVFLNISYFIDHPFEIIMIYKGGLAWQGGLILGSLAGFLFIKRKKEPLLQVIDLVAPYIALGQAIGRLGCFLNGCCYGKEAQWGIFFPVHSAKLQPTQLYSFASLLAIFFTLKYFQKKNIAPGTVFILYFILSSTQRFFIQFVRADYDPIFLNLGIFQIINICIILVATYGYAYLNRR; this is encoded by the coding sequence ATGTATCCCATTCTTTTCAAAATAGGATCGTTAACCATTTATTCGTATGGAGCAATGTTGGCTCTTGCGATTGTGGTTTGCTCTTTTTTGCTTCAAAAAGAAGCAAAGCAAAAAGGGATTAATCCAGACTTTATTTTTGATCTTGTTTTTTGGGTTGCTATTTTTGGTATTTTAGGAAGCCGGATATTTTTTGTTTTTTTGAATATCTCTTATTTCATTGATCACCCTTTCGAAATTATTATGATTTATAAGGGGGGATTGGCGTGGCAGGGTGGATTGATTTTAGGGTCACTAGCAGGGTTTCTTTTTATTAAAAGAAAAAAAGAGCCTTTGTTACAAGTAATAGATTTAGTCGCTCCATATATTGCTTTGGGTCAAGCCATTGGTCGATTGGGATGTTTTTTAAATGGATGTTGTTACGGGAAAGAAGCCCAATGGGGAATCTTTTTTCCTGTCCATTCTGCAAAATTGCAACCAACGCAGTTGTATTCATTTGCAAGCCTTCTTGCCATATTTTTTACGCTTAAATATTTCCAAAAAAAGAATATTGCACCAGGGACAGTTTTTATTCTATATTTTATTTTATCTTCCACGCAAAGGTTTTTTATTCAATTCGTGCGCGCAGATTATGATCCCATTTTTTTAAATTTAGGAATTTTCCAAATTATTAATATTTGTATTATTTTAGTGGCCACTTATGGATACGCATACCTTAATCGTCGGTGA
- the ileS gene encoding isoleucine--tRNA ligase, whose product MNYRDTLNLPKTDFSMRASLAKKEPDLLKKWEEQGLYQAIRKNAKGKKEFILHDGPPYANGNIHIGHALNKILKDIIVKFKTMQGFDSLYVPGWDCHGLPIEHQLLKEMKAHKSQVELVDFRKKAHDYAMKYVEIQKEQFKRLGIFGEWDDPYLTLDPEYEYWILKSLAQLNKKGYLYRGLKPVNWCAVCETALAEAEVEYENHSSPSVFVKFKVENPQQCKEADQKKKISLLVWTTTPWTLLANVAVAVHPSYRYVFVDVGDEILVLEKTLSVSVLEKGGVQDFKIIKECSGKDLENFFYTHPFELREHCPVVSVDYVTREDGTGLVHTAPGHGQEDYETGLKFKLDVVVPVDHRGVFTDEGAEFKGMHVFKANPIIIERLTEKGILFFSQDVTHSYPHCWRCKKPIIFRATKQWFVSIDHDHLRSKLVKAIKEEVQWIPESGEDRILGMVKTRPDWCLSRQRYWGVPIPALICHGCGDEQKLFSDVVEHLADLVKKEGTDVWFEKDIKDLLPIGFVCPDCGKADFEKANDILDVWFDSGVSHQAVLKGKIDKTIPADLYLEGSDQHRGWFQSSLIPAVAMEGCPPFKAVLTHGFVVDGNGRKMSKSLGNVMSPLDIIKNYGADFLRLWVASSNYNEDIRISKEIMDRLVDAYRKIRNTARFMLSNLFDFDIEKDIVSCEEMLALDQWALDKMATMAEEVEKSFDQYNFSDVYKKIYSFCNEEMSGKYLDILKDRLYTSASKSIHRRSAQTALFYILDVLVRLTAPILSFTSQEIFEAMPKESAVQENSNIHLLSWPDQLNQWQNKKVSDSFKIIEEVRPSVLASLEEKRQQGIIGSSQEARIIFNIADNAMLQRWQACDKMFDLKTIFIVSAVEINKAAQGFNITVERADGMKCLRCWNYSSKIGQDKEHPELCEHCLPVIQNM is encoded by the coding sequence ATGAACTATCGTGACACATTAAATTTACCAAAAACAGATTTTTCTATGCGTGCTAGCCTTGCAAAAAAAGAGCCTGATCTTTTGAAGAAATGGGAAGAACAAGGTCTTTATCAAGCCATCCGAAAGAATGCCAAAGGCAAAAAGGAATTTATTCTGCACGACGGACCTCCGTATGCTAACGGCAATATTCATATTGGCCATGCTTTAAATAAAATTTTAAAAGATATTATCGTTAAATTTAAAACCATGCAGGGATTTGATAGTTTGTATGTGCCTGGATGGGATTGTCATGGGCTTCCGATTGAGCATCAATTACTTAAAGAAATGAAGGCGCATAAGTCTCAGGTTGAGTTGGTTGATTTTAGAAAAAAAGCGCATGACTATGCAATGAAATATGTTGAGATTCAAAAAGAACAATTTAAGCGCCTTGGTATTTTTGGTGAGTGGGACGATCCTTATTTAACGCTTGATCCAGAATATGAATATTGGATTTTAAAATCATTGGCCCAGCTTAATAAAAAAGGATATCTCTACAGAGGTTTGAAGCCGGTCAATTGGTGTGCGGTTTGTGAAACAGCATTGGCTGAAGCTGAAGTGGAATATGAAAACCACAGTTCTCCATCTGTTTTTGTTAAATTTAAGGTTGAGAATCCTCAGCAATGTAAAGAGGCTGATCAGAAAAAAAAGATTTCATTGCTTGTCTGGACAACAACGCCTTGGACGCTTTTGGCTAATGTTGCGGTTGCGGTTCATCCGAGTTATCGATATGTATTTGTTGATGTCGGCGATGAGATCCTTGTTTTGGAAAAAACATTATCTGTCTCTGTTTTAGAAAAAGGTGGAGTTCAAGATTTTAAGATTATCAAAGAATGTAGTGGGAAAGATTTAGAGAACTTTTTTTATACGCACCCGTTTGAGCTTCGAGAACATTGTCCAGTTGTCAGTGTTGATTATGTTACAAGGGAAGATGGAACAGGACTTGTGCATACGGCTCCTGGTCATGGGCAAGAAGATTATGAAACAGGCCTGAAATTCAAATTGGATGTTGTTGTTCCTGTTGATCATCGAGGTGTTTTTACAGATGAAGGTGCTGAGTTTAAAGGGATGCACGTTTTTAAAGCAAATCCAATAATTATTGAGCGATTAACTGAAAAAGGAATTCTCTTTTTCAGTCAAGATGTTACGCATTCGTATCCGCATTGTTGGCGCTGCAAGAAGCCAATTATTTTTAGGGCAACGAAGCAATGGTTTGTATCGATTGATCATGATCATTTGCGTTCAAAGCTTGTTAAGGCGATCAAAGAAGAAGTTCAGTGGATTCCTGAATCTGGCGAGGATCGTATTTTGGGAATGGTTAAAACGCGTCCAGATTGGTGTTTATCTCGACAGCGATATTGGGGCGTTCCTATTCCGGCGCTTATTTGCCATGGATGCGGGGATGAACAAAAACTGTTTTCGGATGTTGTTGAGCATTTAGCTGATCTTGTTAAAAAGGAAGGAACTGATGTTTGGTTTGAAAAAGACATCAAGGATCTTTTGCCAATTGGATTTGTTTGTCCTGATTGCGGAAAAGCTGATTTTGAGAAGGCTAATGATATTTTAGATGTTTGGTTTGATTCTGGGGTAAGCCATCAAGCTGTGCTTAAAGGAAAGATTGATAAAACCATCCCGGCTGATTTGTATTTAGAAGGGTCTGATCAGCACAGAGGATGGTTCCAGTCTTCTTTGATTCCAGCTGTGGCGATGGAGGGTTGTCCACCGTTTAAGGCTGTTTTGACACATGGATTTGTTGTTGATGGCAATGGGCGAAAAATGTCAAAATCTTTAGGGAACGTGATGTCTCCTTTAGATATTATTAAAAATTATGGTGCAGATTTTTTAAGACTTTGGGTGGCTTCTAGCAATTATAATGAAGATATTCGTATTTCAAAAGAAATTATGGATCGTTTAGTTGATGCGTATCGAAAAATTCGAAATACGGCCCGTTTTATGTTAAGTAATTTGTTTGATTTTGATATTGAAAAAGATATTGTTTCTTGCGAGGAAATGTTGGCGCTTGATCAATGGGCTTTAGATAAAATGGCCACCATGGCTGAAGAAGTAGAAAAGAGTTTTGACCAATACAATTTTTCTGATGTTTATAAGAAGATTTATTCGTTCTGTAACGAGGAAATGTCAGGCAAATATCTTGACATCCTAAAAGATAGATTGTATACTTCTGCATCCAAGTCGATTCATAGACGTTCAGCGCAAACTGCTCTTTTTTATATTTTGGATGTTTTGGTTCGATTAACTGCTCCAATCCTAAGCTTTACTTCTCAAGAGATTTTTGAAGCGATGCCTAAAGAGTCAGCAGTGCAAGAAAACTCAAACATACATCTTTTGAGCTGGCCAGACCAATTAAATCAATGGCAGAATAAAAAAGTTTCCGATAGTTTTAAAATTATCGAAGAGGTAAGGCCTAGCGTTTTAGCCTCTTTAGAGGAAAAGCGGCAACAAGGCATTATTGGCAGTTCTCAAGAAGCAAGGATTATTTTTAATATTGCAGACAACGCAATGCTTCAACGGTGGCAGGCATGCGATAAAATGTTTGATTTAAAGACTATTTTTATTGTTTCTGCTGTTGAGATAAATAAAGCGGCTCAGGGTTTTAATATTACTGTGGAGAGAGCGGATGGCATGAAATGTTTGAGGTGTTGGAATTATAGCAGCAAAATAGGTCAAGATAAAGAGCATCCAGAATTATGCGAGCATTGTCTTCCGGTTATTCAAAATATGTGA
- a CDS encoding rod shape-determining protein, with protein sequence MILRRFWKKAKKGINYIFGLFSNDMGIDLGTATTLVYIKGQGVVLCEPSVVAIHKETGQVLAVGEEAKRMLGRTPGSIVAIRPMRNGVISDFEITEAMLRYFIKKVHSRKVLVRPAMVVAIPSGITEVEKRAVKDSAERAGARSVDLIEEPKAAAIGAGLPVEDPAGNMIVDIGGGTTEFAVLSLGGIVNSQSIRIAGDEMDTAIIDFLGKTYNLMIGERTAEEIKIRIGSAYPLDEELTMDVRGRDLISGLPKTITITSAEIREALQPPVRAIVDASKVTLEQTPPELAADLIDRGIVMAGGGSMLRGLDKLIAEETGLPVHIADDPLTAVVLGTGQMLDMPLRLRRGLVVPTKIDF encoded by the coding sequence ATGATACTGCGAAGATTCTGGAAGAAAGCTAAAAAAGGTATAAATTATATCTTTGGTCTTTTTTCCAATGACATGGGAATCGATCTAGGAACGGCTACTACTTTAGTTTATATTAAGGGACAAGGGGTTGTTCTGTGCGAGCCATCTGTTGTCGCTATTCATAAAGAGACTGGCCAAGTTTTGGCTGTTGGTGAAGAAGCTAAAAGAATGCTCGGTCGTACTCCTGGCTCTATTGTGGCGATACGCCCAATGCGAAATGGTGTTATTTCTGATTTCGAGATAACAGAAGCAATGCTTCGTTATTTTATTAAGAAAGTTCATTCTCGAAAGGTATTAGTCCGTCCGGCGATGGTTGTTGCGATTCCGTCGGGTATTACAGAGGTAGAAAAAAGAGCTGTTAAAGATTCTGCTGAGCGGGCTGGTGCACGCTCTGTTGATTTAATTGAAGAGCCAAAAGCTGCTGCGATTGGGGCTGGTCTTCCTGTAGAAGATCCGGCCGGCAATATGATTGTTGATATTGGAGGGGGAACCACAGAGTTTGCGGTTCTTTCTTTAGGAGGCATTGTTAATTCGCAATCTATTAGAATTGCAGGAGATGAGATGGATACAGCTATTATTGATTTCTTAGGCAAGACGTACAACTTGATGATTGGTGAGCGTACCGCTGAAGAGATTAAGATTCGCATTGGATCTGCTTATCCTCTGGATGAAGAATTGACTATGGATGTTAGAGGGCGAGATCTTATTTCTGGTTTACCGAAAACAATTACGATTACCTCTGCAGAAATTCGTGAAGCGCTTCAGCCTCCAGTTCGGGCTATTGTTGATGCATCGAAGGTGACGTTGGAGCAGACTCCACCAGAGCTTGCCGCTGATCTTATTGATCGAGGCATTGTCATGGCAGGCGGTGGTTCTATGTTAAGAGGTCTTGACAAATTGATTGCTGAAGAGACAGGACTTCCTGTTCACATCGCTGATGATCCGTTGACAGCTGTTGTGTTAGGAACCGGTCAGATGTTGGATATGCCTTTAAGATTACGTCGAGGCCTTGTGGTTCCTACTAAAATTGATTTCTAA